Within Thermodesulfobacteriota bacterium, the genomic segment TGGTGGCGTTGCTCAAGCACAAGAACGAGAAGGTCCTGGGCAGCGCCGGGCATGCCTGAGGTCCCCTTTACCGCCCTCAAGCTGCTTTCCCCCTTCGGGATGCCCCTGGGGCTCGCCTGCGCGCTGTTCCTCCTGGCGCTGCTCCTGTCCTGGCGCGCGCCCTGGGCGGCCCGGTTCGTGCTGCTGCTCTCCCTGGGGTTCCTGGCAGCCCTGGGCAGCGGGGCGGTGGCCCAGCGGCTCGTGGCGCCCCTGGAGCGGGAGTTCCCGGTCCCGGCCGCCGATACCCGCGCCGAGGCGGCGGTGGTCTTGGCCGGCACCGTGGATCTGGCCCGGTCCAGCCTGGACCGGGTGGAGTTCTACGACCGTCCCGAGCGGATCATCGAGGGGGCCCGCCTGGTGCGGGAAGGGCGCGCCCGCTGGCTCGTCATCTCGGGGGGCAGCGGCGACCCCTTCCTCCCCGGGGTCTCGGAGGCCGAGCTCCTGGCGGCGTTTGCCCGGCAGTTGGGGGTCGCCCGCGAGGCGATCCTCCTCCAGGGGGAGAGCCGCACCACCCATGAGGACGCCGAGCGCACCGCCCGGCTCCTTCGGGAGCGAAAGATCGACCGGTTCTTCCTGGTGACGAGCGCCTACCATCTTCCCCGGGCAGTGGGGTGCTTTCGCAAGCAGGGCCTGGACCCCATCCCCTACCCCGTGGACTATCGGGCCACCCCCCTTCGCCTCACCCCCCTCCACTACCTGCCCCAGGCCTGGGCCCTCCAGCTCTCCACCACCGCCGTGCACGAGTACCTGGGGTACGCGGGGTACCGGGTGCTGGGGTATCTGTGACGGGGCAGGGGGCAGGGGGCAGGGGGCAGGTGAGGTCTTCGTAGGTTCTTTCACGAGCCCTGGACTCCGTCGTATACTCGCCTTCGATCCTGGGCCACCGGGTTTTCCGCAGGAGACGAGGCGCGGCGCATGTGGGGAGGAGCCTGGGGCAGGGCCGGCGCCCTGCTCGAGATGATCAAGTTCAGCCATACGGTCTTCGCCCTGCCGTTCGCCCTCACGGGCATGGTGCTGGCGGCCGGGGGAATTCCGGGGCTCGGGACCCTCTTGTGGATCGTGGCGGCCATGGTGGGTGCGCGCACGGCGGCCATGGCCTGGAACCGGATCGCCGATGCCCGCATCGACGCCGCCAACCCCCGGACCGCCGACCGGCACCTTCCCGCCGGGACGGTGCGGCCCGGGGAGGCCTGGGCCCTGGCGCTGGGTGGGGCGGCGCTCCTGGTGCTGGCCGCCTGGGCCCTCAACCCCCTGTGCCTGGCGCTCTCCCCGCTGGCCCTGGCCGTGCTCTTCCTCTACCCCTATGCCAAGCGGTTCACCGCCTTGTGCCATTACCTCCTGGGGCTCGCGCTGGCCGCGGCGCCCCTGGGGGCCTGGGTCGCGGTGACCGGGGAGTGGAGCTGGCGGATCGTGCCCCTGGGGCTGGCGGTGCTCCTGTGGGTGGCGGGGTTCGACATCCTCTACGCGCTCCAAGACGAGGCCTTCGACCGGCAGGCGGGGCTCCACAGCGTGCCCCAGCGCTGGGGGCGGGGGACGGCGCTCAAGCGGGCGGCCCGGCTCCATGCCGCCGTGGTGGTGCTTCTGGCCCTCCAGATTCCGCTCTTCGGCCTCGGCCTGTGGTACGCGCTCGGCGTGACCGCGGTGGCCGTTGCCCTCCTCTACGAGCACGCCCTGCTCACTCCCCGAGACCTCTCGCGGCTCGACGCGGCCTTCTTCTCGATGAACGGCGTCATCAGTATCGTCGTCTTCGCGGCTACCCTCCTGGACGTGGGGCTGTGAGCGCGCTGCCGTCCCTGGCCGCGGTTGGGCGCAAGGTGGAGGCCGGCGAGCGCCTGGACGAGGCGGACGCCCTGGCGGTGCTCGCCAGCGACGACCTGCTCGCGGTGGGGGAGCTCGCGAATCTGGCCAACCGCCGGAAGAACGGCGACCGGGTCTTCTACAACGTCAACCGCCACATCAATCCCACCAATGTCTGCGTCAACCGCTGCCGGTTCTGCGCCTTCAGCCGGAGCCCCGGAGAGCCGGGCGCCTACGCCTTGACCCAGGACGAGGTGCTGGCCCGGGCGGCCGAGGCCGAAGCCGCGGGGGCCACCGAGGTCCACATGGTGGGGGGGCTCCATCCGGAGCTCTCCCTGGGGTGGTACCGGGATACCATCCGAGAGCTCAAGCGCCGGCACCCGGGGCTCCACGTCAAGGGCTTCACCGCCGTGGAGATCGACCACCTGGCGCGCCTGTCGGGAAAGAGCCCCGCGGGCGTGCTCCAGGAGCTGGCGGAGGCGGGGCTCGGGAGCCTGCCCGGGGGCGGGGCGGAGATCCTGGCGGAGGAGACCCGCCGGCGGATCTGCCCCGAGAAGATCTCCGGGGCTCGCTGGCTCGAGATCATGGAGGCCGCCCACGGTCTGGGGCTGCGCTCCAACGCGACCCTGCTCTACGGTCACGTGGAGAGCCTCGCCGACCGGGTGGAGCACCTGCGGCTCCTGCGGGAGCTCCAGGACCGGACGGGGGGCTTCCAGGCCTTCATCCCCCTGGCCTTCCAGCCGCTGCACTCGGATCTGGCCACGGGTGCCGCCACCACCGGCTTCGACGACCTCAAGACCCTGGCGGCAGGGCGCCTGTACCTGGACAACTTCGATCACGTGAAGGCCTACTGGGTGATGCTCGGGGAGAAGATCGCCCAGGTGAGCCTGCACTTCGGGGTGGACGACCTGGACGGCACGGTGGTGGAGGAGAAGATCGCCCACGACGCCGGAGCCGCGAGCCGAGAAGCGCTGACCCGCGACGAGCTCGTGGCGATGATCCGGGAGGCCGGCAAGCTGCCCCTGGAGCGGGATACCCTGTATCGGGCGGTGGGCACGGCCGGGTCCGCTCGGTCCGCTCGGTCTGATCCGTCTGATCCGTCGGGCCGGACCGATCGGCCTGGCGCCCGCCACCCCGGGTCCGCCGCCCCTGCCGGCCGCATCGAGCGGGAGGAGGCCCTGGGGCTCCTGCGCGGGGAAGAGCTCCTGGCGCTCGGGCGCAGGGCGGACGCGGCGCGGGAGCGCCTGCATCCCGACGGGTTCGTGACCTTCGTGGTGGACCGCAACGTCAACTACACCAACGTGTGCACCTGCCAGTGCCGTTTTTGCGCCTTCTACAGGAAGCCCGGCGACCCCGAGGGGTACGTGCTCTCCCACGAGGAGATCTTCGCCAAGATCCGGGAGCTGGTGGACCGGGGGGGCACCCAGGTGCTCATGCAGGGGGGCCTCCACCCCGAGCTGCCCCTGGCCTGGTTCGAGGAGCTCTTCGTCGAGATGAAGCGCCGCTTTCCGGGCGTGCAGAACCACAGCCTCTCCCCGGCGGAGATCGTGCACCTGGCCAGGCTCTCGGGCCTTCCCATGGAGCAGGCCCTGGAGCGGCTCCACCGGGCGGGGCTCGACTCGGTGCCCGGGGGCGGGGCCGAGGTGCTGGTGGATCGGGTTCGCCGCGAGATCAGTCCCAACAAGATCGGGTGGCGGGAGTGGGCCGGGGTGATGGAGGCCGCCCACCGGCTGGGCATGCCGACCACGGCTACCCTGATGTTCGGTTCCGCCGAGCGGGACGAGGACCTGGTGGAGCATCTCCTGCGGGTGCGGGCCCTCCAGGACCGCACCGGGGGCTTCACGGCGTTCATCCCCTGGACCTTCCAGCCCTCCCACACGGAGCTCGGCCGCATGACCGGCGCGCGGCCGGTGGGGGCGGTGCGGTACCTGCGGGTGCTGGCGCTCTCGCGGTTGGTGCTCGACAACGTGTCCAACTTGCAGGCATCCTGGGTCACCCAGGGGGAGAAGGTGGCCCAGGTGGCCCTGCGGGTCGGTGCCAACGATCTGGGGTCCACGATGCTCGAAGAAAACGTGGTGGCGGCGGCGGGGGTGCGCTTTCGCGTGGAGCAGGAGCGGCTCGTGGCCCTGATTGCCGACGCGGGCTTCCGGCCGGCCCAGCGAACGACCACCTACGAGCGGATCCGGGAGTTTCCGGGGGCGCGAGGGTCGCGGGACGCGGGAGGATTGCAGCAGCAGAACTGCCGAGGAGGAGGAAACCCATGGGAAGACAGGTAGGGGGCGCGACCGAATCCGAGCGCCGCAGGGAACCCCGCTACGACCGCAACCTGCCACTGCGGGTCGGGCACGACAGCACCGATGGGCTCCGGGCGGAGTCCATCAACATCTCCACCCGGGGCCTGTACTGCAAGAGCCCCCGCTTCGTGGCTCCCTTCGCGAAGCTCAAGGTGGCGGTCGAGCTGCCCTTCGCGGCGAGCGGCACCGCCACGGTGGAGTGCGAGGGGGTGGTGGTGCGGGTGGAGCCGGAGGTGGAGACCGTGGGGGTCAAGGAGTACCGGCTGGCGGTCTACTTCCTCGGTCTGGACGACACCTGCGCCGAACTCATCGCCCGATTCGTGGAGGAGAGCCACTGACCCCGGCGCCGGCTGCCGGGATCGGGGCGCCCAGGGCCGAGCCCACGGCGTCCGCGAGCTCCCGAAGCCGGAAGGGTTTGCCCAGGAAGGCCGAGGCGCCGGCAGCCAGGGCTTCGCGGGCCGTGCCGGGCTCCACCTCCACGGAGACCACGATGACGGGAACCCGCGCGGTGTCCGGGCGTGCCCGGAGCTCGCGAAGCAGGGAAAACCCGTGGCGGTCCGGCAGGAGCAGGTCGGTGACCACCAGGTCGAAGGGCCCGGGAAGCGCCAGGGCGTCGCCGACCCCCTGGGCCTCCTCCACCGAGGCGTCGAACTGGGCCTCCAGCACCTGGCGGATGATGCGGCGGATGGTGGAGGAATCGTCTACCACGAGCACGTGCACGGTCAGCTCCTCCTGCCGGTTCCGGCGGTAGCGCCGGTCTTACCGATCGGCCGGTGCTGCGCTGCTCTTGAGCTCCTTCGCCTCCAGGCGCGACACAAACTCCTCCCAGGCCTCCCAGTAGACGTCGCCCCCCACGAACGCCGGGTCGTCGTGGCCGGCGCCCTGGAGGGTGCGAAACCACTTCGGTCCCGCGCAGGCGTCGAAGAGCCGCCACCCCATGCCGATGGGGACCACCGTGTCCCGGTCGCCGTGCAGGAAGAGGGTGGGGCTGCGAAGCTCCCGCACTCGGGACAGGTTGGGGTACACGCCCTCCACCCACGGCCCCGCCACCCCGGCGAGCAGGGGGTAGCGAAGCCGGACCAGCTCTTCCACGGACGTGAAGGCAGCTTCGAGCACGCAGCCCAGGGTTGGCTCCTCCAGGGTGGAGTGGAGCGCCACGGCGGCCCCCAGGCTGCGCCCGTACAGGATCACCCCGTGCCGGTCCCACCCCCGCGCGCGCACCAGCGCCCGGGCCGCCCGCCCGTCCGCGTACAGACCCTCCTCCGAGGGAGAGCCCCGGCTCTTGCCGTATCCCCGGTAGTCGAAGATCATCACCCCGAGCCCGACCCGGTCGTGAAGCCGGCGCAGGATGTCGAGCCGGTGGGAGACGTTGCCCGCGTGGCCGTGGAAGAAGACGACGGCCGGGCCGGGCCGCCGCCCGGGCACCCACCACCCGTGGAGGTCCACGCCGTCCTCGCTGGCGAAGGCGAGCTCCTCGTAGTCCAGCCCCACCGCCCCCGGAGCTCCGGCGAGCGCGCGCTCGGGCGCGTAGAGAAAGGCGTCCACCAGGCGCCCGCACCCCGCGGTCAGGGCGAGGCAACCTGCCAGGAGGCAGCGCAGGGCAAGGGGGACAAGGGGGGCGGGCATGGGGCCATTGTACCGAACCCGGGGCTGCTGCAAAGGAGGGCCGGCGCCCCGTGTCACCCCGGCTGCCGCCGGTCCAGGCGGTAGAGGAAGGCGAGGATCTCGGCCACGGCGCGGTAGGTCTCGGGGGGAATCTCCTCGCCGGGGTCCAGGCGGGAGAGGATCTCGGCCAGGGCTGGGTCCTCCCGGACCGGGAGGCCGGCGGCCCGGGCGGCTTCGAGGATGCGCTCCGCCACGAGCCCCCGCCCCGCCGCCGTGACCCGGGGGGCGGTGTCCTTGCCGGGGCGGTAGGCCAGGGCGGCGGCGCGGCGGGTGCGGGTCACGCGAGCACCTCCACGAGGCCGGGGCTGCCCTTGGGGGCGGGGGGCGGGAGGGGCTCGGCCCGCAGGTCGGCTACCCGAACCCCCGCGTCGCGCGTGAGCAGCCGGGAAAGGTCCTCGAGGCCCTCGCGGGCTTCCTCCAGGACGGGAGGTTCCAGGGCCAGGCGCACGAAGACCCCGGGGCTTCCCCATCGCACGTTCACCTCCACGGGTCCCAGGCGCGGCATCTGGAGGCGCAGGCGCAGGGCCCCGCCCGCCTTCCCGGATTCTGCGGCGCGGCGTCCCTCGAGCTCGAGCCGCAGCTCCCCGTGCACCCACTCCTCTCCCCAGGGCAGCACCAGGGGGACCACCGCGGCGCCTTCCAGGAGGCTTCGGGCCTGGTGGGCCTCCACGTGCCCCACCAGGGCCGCGGCGGCTCGGGCCAGCGCGCCTTCGGGCTGGCGGGAGAGGAGCAGGAGCGCCAGGGCCTTGAGGTCGGCGGGGGACTGTGTCTGGGGCCGCGCCAAGTCTGCCTCGTGAAAGAGCCCCGAGCCTCGGAGGAGCCGGGCCAGGGCGGCGGCCAGGGCCGCGGGTTCCTCCGGCAGGCGAAGAAGCCGCCCCAGGGCGGCTGCCAGGTCCGCCCCGGGCGCCCCTTCGGCGGGAGGGGCCGTGAGAAACGCCCGCACGGCCCCTTCGAACCCCAGGGACGGCGGTCGCAGAAGGCGCGCGACCGCGTCGTCGGGGCCGCCGGGCAGCTTGAAGACCGGGGGGGGGCCCAGGCTCACCAGGCGCAGCTCCAGGCGCTGCCCCGGGGAGAGCCCCTCGGGGTGGAGGGCCCGGAACAGGTTTCCGCCGATGGACAGCACCCCTTCCCGGGGGCCCAGGGCCTCCTGGAGCCGGGCCTCCACCACGCTGCCGAGCCGCAGGCCGAGCAGGGAGGCCGCCTCCCGGAGCGCGGCCCCCACAGAGGCGGCTGGAGCAGGGACCGAGCCGGCTCCTAGAGATCCAACCGCAGGCACAGTTCCACGCTGAAGCTCCCCGCCTCGGTCTCGAAGGGGATCTCGAAGCAGGGGACTCCCCGCGGCCGGGAGATGCTGTGGCCGGGACCCACGATCACCGAGGGGATGGAGATGCGCAGGTCGTACCCGGCCTCGGCCAGGGCGCGCTTGGCGCCCCCCGCCACCATGTTGGTGAGCTCGCCCACGGCGTCCTTGACCTCCTCGTCCACGGCCGCCACGGCTTCGCCCCGGAACGCCCCCACCACGTGGAACGCCGCCGCCCGCCCAAAGCTCAGGGCGACGAAGCCCTGCACCTGCCCCGTGAGCCCCACCACGCCGGAGACATCGAACGACGTGTCTTCCGAGCCCTTGAGGCGCGGGGTGCCCCGGCGAGGGTCGAGCCCTGCCATGGTTCGGAAGACCTCCCCCACCGCGGCCAGGAAGGGGTTGAGGATGTCGGCCCTCATGCCTCGAACTCGCCCAGCTCCTGGGTTTCGCTGCGGCTCAGGAGCTTGCGCAGGTCCAGCAGGATGAGGAGCCGGTCCTCCAGTTTCACCACGGCCTCGATGTACGCCGCATCGATCCCGCCCACGATGGGGGGCGGCGGCTCCACCAGGCTCCGGGGCACCCGGAGGACCTCGCTCACGGAGTCCACCAGGAAGCCCACGACCCGGTCGCCCAGCTCTACCACCACGATGCGGGCGCTCTTGTCGCGCTCCACCGCCGGGAGCCCGAAACGCTTGCGCAGGTCCACCACGGGGATGACCTGGCCCCGCAGGTTGATGACCCCCTCCACGAAGTCGGGAGCGTGGGGCACCCGGGTGATCTCCATCATGCGGTTGATCTCGCGCACCTCCAGGATCTCTACCCCGAACTCTTCGTCGCCCACGTGAAAGGTGACGAGCTGGAGGATCTCCTCTTCCCGTTCGGTCTTCCTGGTCTCCATGATCTCTCCTCCCGGGTCAGCCTCGCCGTTGCGAGGACGTCAGGGTTTCTGGTGCATCATGACCCCGCCCAGGTTCACCAGGGGCGGGGCCTCGGGCACGTTGAACAGCGACTCGGAGCGGCCCACCGCCAGCACGCCGGCGGGAGCCAGCGCCCGCGCCAGCACGCCCACGGCCCGCCGCTTGGCCTCCAGGTCGAAGTAGATGAGTACGTTGCGGCACAGGATCGCGTGGAACGAGTTGGGCGGCACCGGGTCCGGGCGCAGCAGGTTGAAGCGCCGGAAGGTCACCAGGGCTCGGACCTCCGGGTCGAGCCGGTATAGGTGCCCTTCCTTGCGGAAGTACTTCTCCCGGTAGTACGGGGTGGTGTTGCGCAGCGAGAAGTCACCGTAGAGGCCCTCTCGGGCCTCGGACAGGACCCGGTTGTTGAGGTCGGTGCCGAGGATCTCCACCCGGGGCCGGCCGGCCCCGAGCAGCCCCCGCTCCCGCAGGAGGATGCCCAGGGTGTATGGCTCGCACCCCGTGGAGCTCGCCGCGCTCCATACCCGGATGGGGTCGATGCCGACCCTGGTCCACTGGGGCCAGAAGACCTCGAGGAGGGCGCGAAAGTGCTCCTCCTCCCGGAAGAAGAAGGTCTCGTTCACCGTGAGGAGCTCGATGAGGCGCTCGTACTCGCTCTCCCCCAGGCGGCGTCCCAGGTCGGCCGCATAGTGCTCGGGCGAGGGGTAGCCCAGCTCTCCCGCCCGCCGCTCGATCCTCTTGCGGAAGAGGTGACGCTGGCCGCCCTCGAAGACCAGGCCGCAGCGCCGGTAGAGCTCCTGGGCAAGGGGCCCGAGGTAAGCGTCGGTCCACAGCTGGCTCACGACACCCCCTGGAAAGGCGGCGCCGGCCGCCGGCGAGCGGGAGCGCGGCTCATGTGGAAGCGCCGCGGCGGAAGGTGTCGGGGTCAATCCGGTTTCGCGCCATCAGAGCGTAGAAATCCTTGCGGGCCTTTCCCGCGAACTCGGCAGCCTGGGTCACGTTGCCCTCGGTCAGGAGGAGGAGCCGCTGCACGTATGCCTTCTCGAACTCCCGCTTCGCCTGGGCAAACGGCAGCGGCTCGGGGTCCGCGCCCCGCCGCGGGAGCGAGGGGGGAAGGCGCCAGGGGCCTCCTTCCTCGGCGGGCAGGGCCGAGACGACCAGGTTCTCCAGCTCCCGGAGGTTTCCCGGCCAGGCGTAGGACAGGGCGTGGACGAGGAAGACCTCCGGGATGGGGGGCTCTCTGCGGCCCGGCGCGTGGCGCCCGAAGAAGTGCGAAACGTACAGGGGGATCTCCTCGGGGCGCTCCCTCAGGGGGGGCAGGGCGACCGGGAAGACCTCCAGGAGGTAGTAGAGGTCCTTGCGAAACCAGCCTTCCTCCACCCCGGTGAGGAGGTCCCGCCGGGCCGTGGACACGATGCGCACCGTCGCCTCGCCTCCCTCGGGAGCCTCCCAGCGTTCCAGCAGGCCCAC encodes:
- a CDS encoding response regulator; the encoded protein is MHVLVVDDSSTIRRIIRQVLEAQFDASVEEAQGVGDALALPGPFDLVVTDLLLPDRHGFSLLRELRARPDTARVPVIVVSVEVEPGTAREALAAGASAFLGKPFRLRELADAVGSALGAPIPAAGAGVSGSPPRIGR
- a CDS encoding chemotaxis protein CheW; protein product: METRKTEREEEILQLVTFHVGDEEFGVEILEVREINRMMEITRVPHAPDFVEGVINLRGQVIPVVDLRKRFGLPAVERDKSARIVVVELGDRVVGFLVDSVSEVLRVPRSLVEPPPPIVGGIDAAYIEAVVKLEDRLLILLDLRKLLSRSETQELGEFEA
- a CDS encoding chemotaxis protein CheX yields the protein MRADILNPFLAAVGEVFRTMAGLDPRRGTPRLKGSEDTSFDVSGVVGLTGQVQGFVALSFGRAAAFHVVGAFRGEAVAAVDEEVKDAVGELTNMVAGGAKRALAEAGYDLRISIPSVIVGPGHSISRPRGVPCFEIPFETEAGSFSVELCLRLDL
- a CDS encoding PilZ domain-containing protein, with protein sequence MGRQVGGATESERRREPRYDRNLPLRVGHDSTDGLRAESINISTRGLYCKSPRFVAPFAKLKVAVELPFAASGTATVECEGVVVRVEPEVETVGVKEYRLAVYFLGLDDTCAELIARFVEESH
- the mqnC gene encoding cyclic dehypoxanthinyl futalosine synthase is translated as MEREEALGLLRGEELLALGRRADAARERLHPDGFVTFVVDRNVNYTNVCTCQCRFCAFYRKPGDPEGYVLSHEEIFAKIRELVDRGGTQVLMQGGLHPELPLAWFEELFVEMKRRFPGVQNHSLSPAEIVHLARLSGLPMEQALERLHRAGLDSVPGGGAEVLVDRVRREISPNKIGWREWAGVMEAAHRLGMPTTATLMFGSAERDEDLVEHLLRVRALQDRTGGFTAFIPWTFQPSHTELGRMTGARPVGAVRYLRVLALSRLVLDNVSNLQASWVTQGEKVAQVALRVGANDLGSTMLEENVVAAAGVRFRVEQERLVALIADAGFRPAQRTTTYERIREFPGARGSRDAGGLQQQNCRGGGNPWEDR
- a CDS encoding sigma 54-interacting transcriptional regulator encodes the protein MTPSRRFVPEDPGGGPAPVFLAQARAWGGGAAAHRRASPTDVRMVLYGEPGVGKTHAARFLHRFGPRARCPLLRQGLADPKAAAQLAAGGFLEAARGGTLILEDVDRAGAELQALLVGLLERWEAPEGGEATVRIVSTARRDLLTGVEEGWFRKDLYYLLEVFPVALPPLRERPEEIPLYVSHFFGRHAPGRREPPIPEVFLVHALSYAWPGNLRELENLVVSALPAEEGGPWRLPPSLPRRGADPEPLPFAQAKREFEKAYVQRLLLLTEGNVTQAAEFAGKARKDFYALMARNRIDPDTFRRGAST
- a CDS encoding UbiA-like polyprenyltransferase, producing the protein MWGGAWGRAGALLEMIKFSHTVFALPFALTGMVLAAGGIPGLGTLLWIVAAMVGARTAAMAWNRIADARIDAANPRTADRHLPAGTVRPGEAWALALGGAALLVLAAWALNPLCLALSPLALAVLFLYPYAKRFTALCHYLLGLALAAAPLGAWVAVTGEWSWRIVPLGLAVLLWVAGFDILYALQDEAFDRQAGLHSVPQRWGRGTALKRAARLHAAVVVLLALQIPLFGLGLWYALGVTAVAVALLYEHALLTPRDLSRLDAAFFSMNGVISIVVFAATLLDVGL
- a CDS encoding EscU/YscU/HrcU family type III secretion system export apparatus switch protein gives rise to the protein MTRTRRAAALAYRPGKDTAPRVTAAGRGLVAERILEAARAAGLPVREDPALAEILSRLDPGEEIPPETYRAVAEILAFLYRLDRRQPG
- a CDS encoding protein-glutamate O-methyltransferase CheR; translation: MSQLWTDAYLGPLAQELYRRCGLVFEGGQRHLFRKRIERRAGELGYPSPEHYAADLGRRLGESEYERLIELLTVNETFFFREEEHFRALLEVFWPQWTRVGIDPIRVWSAASSTGCEPYTLGILLRERGLLGAGRPRVEILGTDLNNRVLSEAREGLYGDFSLRNTTPYYREKYFRKEGHLYRLDPEVRALVTFRRFNLLRPDPVPPNSFHAILCRNVLIYFDLEAKRRAVGVLARALAPAGVLAVGRSESLFNVPEAPPLVNLGGVMMHQKP
- a CDS encoding YdcF family protein, which translates into the protein MPEVPFTALKLLSPFGMPLGLACALFLLALLLSWRAPWAARFVLLLSLGFLAALGSGAVAQRLVAPLEREFPVPAADTRAEAAVVLAGTVDLARSSLDRVEFYDRPERIIEGARLVREGRARWLVISGGSGDPFLPGVSEAELLAAFARQLGVAREAILLQGESRTTHEDAERTARLLRERKIDRFFLVTSAYHLPRAVGCFRKQGLDPIPYPVDYRATPLRLTPLHYLPQAWALQLSTTAVHEYLGYAGYRVLGYL
- a CDS encoding alpha/beta hydrolase — protein: MPAPLVPLALRCLLAGCLALTAGCGRLVDAFLYAPERALAGAPGAVGLDYEELAFASEDGVDLHGWWVPGRRPGPAVVFFHGHAGNVSHRLDILRRLHDRVGLGVMIFDYRGYGKSRGSPSEEGLYADGRAARALVRARGWDRHGVILYGRSLGAAVALHSTLEEPTLGCVLEAAFTSVEELVRLRYPLLAGVAGPWVEGVYPNLSRVRELRSPTLFLHGDRDTVVPIGMGWRLFDACAGPKWFRTLQGAGHDDPAFVGGDVYWEAWEEFVSRLEAKELKSSAAPADR